A DNA window from Limanda limanda chromosome 6, fLimLim1.1, whole genome shotgun sequence contains the following coding sequences:
- the pih1d2 gene encoding PIH1 domain-containing protein 2: MSSTGCKKDVLQQVSQLWSMMDELSTSDPAAYRKLIHTQLEEGAGLSSPPELDSCLCTEMLEPNKGLLYLNICSWKRVPAPQDASQPLPLCSGKLETGTSESPDVYTVLDVALNPAVLETDKKDKSDLYTLALTFAQQQHGLRLSQQYTVITCSPQSSQGDLNRRLGFQQWPTNTSKQPDTASQTPASLLQQIASLRSGQQDDEPTAQIICKPAENKKKDLIQVISSTSVQPQKPKHRLEVKTDPAGVPRSVELTVELPKVRSMSDCQLRISKEDVLLEVEDVCYLLVDFPVAVNEDTASAVFNKKKRQLAVKVDVL, translated from the exons ATGTCGTCGACCGGTTGCAAAAAGGATGTCCTGCAGCAGGTGTCCCAGCTGTGGTCCATGATGGACGAGCTGTCCACCAGTGACCCCGCAGCTTACCGGAAGCTGATCCACACCCAGCTGGAGGAGGGCGCCGGGCTCAGCTCCCCCCCGGAGCTCGACTCGTGTCTGTGCACTGAGATGCTG GAGCCCAACAAGGGGTTATTGTATCTCAACATATGCAGCTGGAAACGTGTGCCGGCGCCTCAGGATGCCAGCCAGCCATTACCTCTATGTTCAGGAAAACTGGAAACAGGCACAAGTGAAAGTCCAG acgTGTACACTGTGTTGGATGTGGCCTTAAACCCTGCAGTGCTGGAAACAGATAAGAAGGACAAATCCGATTTGTATACACTGGCCCTGACCTTtgcccagcagcagcatgggTTGAGGTTATCTCAGCAGTACACTGTCATCACATGTAGCCCACAAAGTAGTCAAGGTGACCTGAACCGCCGCCTTGGATTTCAGCAGTGGCCCACCAACACCTCCAAACAACCCGACACAG ccagTCAAACCCCGGCTTCCCTCCTGCAGCAGATCGCCTCCCTGCGCTCGGGGCAACAGGACGACGAGCCGACTGCCCAAATTATCTGCAAACCCGCGGAGAACAAAAAGAAGGATCTCATCCAGGTCATCTCCAGCACTTCTGTGCAGCCTCAGAAGCCAAAGCACCGACTGGAGGTGAAAACTGATCCAGCGGGGGTTCCTCGCAGCGTGGAGCTGACAGTGGAGCTGCCAAAGGTTCGCTCCATGTCAGATTGCCAGCTGAGGATTTCCAAG GAAGACGTGTTATTGGAAGTTGAGGATGTTTGCTATTTGCTCGTGGACTTTCCAGTTGCTGTGAATGAAGACACTGCGTCTGCCGTCTTTAACAAGAAGAAACGACAGCTCGCAGTGAAGGTGGATGTTCTGTGA